One segment of Plectropomus leopardus isolate mb unplaced genomic scaffold, YSFRI_Pleo_2.0 unplaced_scaffold627, whole genome shotgun sequence DNA contains the following:
- the LOC121939837 gene encoding ketohexokinase-like, which translates to MIQQVVTYNSTLPQQQRITVSVEIEKTREPLYQLFPHGDVVFVSKDVARHFGFLSAEAALRGLYSRVKPGAVLICPWAERGADALGPDGSIVHSDSFPPETLVDTLGAGDTFNSAVIYTLSNGGSLQDAVTFGCRVAGRKCGFHGYDGIAEAFFER; encoded by the exons ATGATCCAGCAGGTCGTGACCTACAACAGCACATTGCCACAGCAACAGAGAATCACCGTCTCCGTGGAGATAGAGAAGACCAGAGAGCCGCTGTATCAGCTGTTTCCTCATGGTGATGTG GTGTTCGTTAGTAAAGACGTGGCTCGTCACTTCGGTTTCCTGTCAGCTGAGGCTGCTCTGAGGGGACTCTACAGTCGAGTCAAACCAGG GGCTGTTCTAATTTGTCCCTGGGCAGAGAGAGGAGCGGACGCTTTAGGTCCTGACGGTTCGATAGTTCATTCGGACTCGTTTCCTCCTGAGACTCTGGTGGACACTCTGGGAGCTGGGGACACTTTCAACTCTGCCGTCATCTACACACTGTCCAATG GTGGGAGTTTGCAGGACGCTGTGACCTTTGGCTGCAGAGTCGCCGGCAGGAAGTGCGGTTTCCATGGTTACGACGGCATCGCAGAGGCGTTCTTTGAGCGTTAA